The Corynebacterium freiburgense region GTTGACGCGGCACTGCGTGATCTCTACGACGTCTAGGAGCATATCGTGGATGCGATTATCACTGTTTCCGAATTTTTAGTTAATGAGATTTTGGCGGTTCCCGCTTTTCTTATTGGCATTATTACGGCAGTTGGCTTGGCTGCTTTACGGAAACCTCGTGGTCAGATTATTGGCGGTGCGCTCAAGGCAACTCTTGGTTTTTTACTTATTGGTGCAGGAGCCACGTTGGTGGTCGCATCCTTAGAGCCGCTTGGGGTCATGATTCAAGGCGCCACTGGTGCCCAGGGTGTGGTGCCCACCAATGAGGCGATTGCTGGAATTGCGCAAGAAAAATATGGTGCGCAGGTCGCTTGGCTTATGATTTTGGGATTTGCGTTTAGCTTGCTGCTCGCACGTTTTACGCCATTGCGATATGTATTTTTAACTGGGCATCATGTGTTGTTTATGGCCACAATGCTCACCATTATTTTGGCTTCAGCTGGGTACAACGATTGGGTTGTTGTACTAGGTGGTGGCGTGTTGCTTGGTGTACTTATGGTCGCAATGCCTGCTTTGGCGCATCCGTGGACACGCAAGATCACTGGTGATGATTCGATTGCAATCGGTCATTTTGGCAGTGCTGGTTATATTGCTGCTGGTGCAGTGGGTTCTCTCGTTGGGGGTAAAGGGAAGCGGAAAAGCCGCTCTACCGAAGAATTAGTATTGCCTGAGGGTTTGCGATTCCTGCGGGATTCTATGGTGGCAACGGCCCTTTCAATGGCCTTGATGTATGTCATTTTAGCGGTGGCGTTTTTGCTTCGTGCCGGGAAGAAAGAAGCGTTTACAGCTTTTGAAGACGGTGCTTCCGGCATAGGCAACTACATTATGCAATCCATTACGCAGGGCCTTCAGTTTGGTGTTGCAGTTGCGGTGATCCTCTTTGGGGTGCGCACAATTTTGGGTGAATTAGTGCCAGCATTCCAAGGTATTGCCGCAAAGGTGGTGCCAGGTGCGATTCCAGCGTTGGATTGCCCGATTGTATTCCCATATGCACAAAATGCGGTGCTTATTGGGTTTGTTTCTTCGTTTATTGGTGGGCTTATTGGCCTTGCTGTGCTTTCGTCCGTATTAAATCCTGCATATGGAATAGCCCTTATTTTGCCCGGTTTGGTGCCACATTTCTTTACGGGTGGTGCCGCAGGTGTGTTCGGAAACGCCACCGGTGGACGGCGTGGTGCAATAGTCGGGGCATTTGTAAATGGTTTGCTGATTACCTTCCTCCCGGCATTCCTGCTTGGGGTCCTTGGCGATTTCGGTTCCGAAAACACCACATTCGGAGACGCCGATTTTGGTTGGTTTGGCATTCTCGTGGGTTCGGCTGCCCGTATGGGAGGTATTGGCGGCTTTATACTCATCGCACTGGTCGGCGTTGCTATTTTGGCGCTGGCTTGGGTCGTGCAACGCAAACTTGTTCAGGACCCACCGCAACGCTTATCGACGTCGCAAAGCTCCCGCACTCCGCAAACCCCTACGGCAACAGCGACTCACGCTAAGATTGCGCCACCGGCGGGTGCTCCAAAACCCCCTCCTGCACTGAAATTGGATTAGCCTGCACACAGAATTATCTTGTGCGCTCGCCAGTTCTGATGTAGGGTTGCACCTTGGACCTCTGAGTAGGTCCAAGTACTTATTAAACACCCTACTTTGTTGTAGGCCCCTCGCCCTACGGCGTCCATCTGTGAAAAGGCAGCGAGCTGTCAGTACTACTGAGTGCTGATGGCGACGAGTGGCCAGTGATAGGTGATAACGCCGGGTGGGGAAGGAACCGCAACGAGAAAGGCAGCAAGGTCACCATATGACCATCACTGATCCAATTGCTGACATGCTTTCACGTGTGCGCAACGCAAACAATGCGTATCACGATAGTGTGTCCATGCCCTCCTCAAAGCTCAAGGCAAATATTGCCGAAATCTTAAAGCAAGAGGGCTACATCGCTGACTACAGTGTTGAGGATGCCAAAGTTGGCAAAACCCTCAATATCACCCTGAAGTACGGCCCGACCCGTGAGCGCTCCATTGCTGGTGTTCGCCGCGTGTCCAAGCCAGGTCTGCGTGTGTATGCAAAGTCCACCAACCTGCCGAAGGTCCTTGGCGGCCTGGGCGTGGCGATTATCTCCACTTCCCAGGGCTTGCTGACTGATCGCCAGGCCAACGAGAAGCGCGTGGGCGGAGAAGTCCTCGCCTACGTCTGGTAAGGGAGGATTGACTACACATGTCGCGTATCGGTAAAAACCCGGTTGTTATTCCTGCTGGTGTTGAAGCAAAAATTAATGGCCAACTCGTTGACGTTAAGGGCCCAAAGGGTGCCTTGTCCTTCGAGGTTCCAGCCCCAATTTCTGTAAAACAAGAAGGTAGCGAAATTGTCGTTACCCGCCCAGATGACAACCGCAAGAGCCGCGCTCTTCACGGTCTGTCCCGCTCACTGATCAATAACATGGTCGTTGGCGTGACCGAAGGCTACACCATCAAGATGGAAATCTTTGGTGTTGGTTACCGTGTACAGGCTAAAGGAAAGAACCTTGAGTTCTCCCTTGGCTACAGCCACCCCGTATTGATTGAGGCTCCGGAAGGCGTCACCTTCGCGGTTGACGGCAACACCAAGTTCTCCATCTCGGGTATCGACAAGCAGAAGGTCGGCCAGATCGCCGCTATCATTCGTCGTCTGCGGAAAGACGATCCCTATAAGGGTAAGGGCATCCGCTACGAGGGTGAGCAGATCCGCCGCAAGGTCGGAAAGACGGGTAAGTAATGAGCAACACTGCAGAGAACAAGCGTCTCCCTATCGGCAAGGACATTTCCACCCGTCGTCGTGTGGCACGTGCCCGCCGTCACCTCCGTATTCGCAAGAACCTGCGTGGTACCGCCGAGGCACCTCGTCTCGTTGTGCACCGCACTTCCCGCCATATGCACGTTCAGGTTATCGACGACCTCGCTGGCCACACCCTGGCAGCAGCTTCCACCATGGAAGCCGACGTCCGTGCAATGGAAGGCGATAAAAAAGCTCGCGCCGCTAAAGTTGGACAGCTCATTGCAGAGCGTGCCAAAGCAGCCGGCATTGAAACCATCGTCTTTGACCGTGCAGGGTACAAGTACCACGGCCGCGTCGCTGCACTTGCCGATGCTGCACGTGAAGGTGGTCTGAAGTTCTAATGGCCGCCAACATTAAAAACTACGGAAGGAACGCGTAATGCCGGGACGTGAACGGCGTGACGGCGGACGCTCCGCCGACAACAACAATGAAAACCGCAACGAGCGTCGCAGCCGCAACCGCGACGAGCGTCGTAACCAACAACAAGACGAGCGCTCGCAATACATCGAGCGTGTGGTCACGATCAACCGTGTATCCAAGGTTGTAAAAGGTGGCCGTCGCTTTAGCTTCACCGCACTCGTAATCGTCGGTGATGGCCAAGGCATGGTTGGCGTTGGCTACGGAAAAGCAAAAGAAGTACCAGCAGCAATCCAAAAAGGCGCTGAAGAAGCTCGCAAAAACTTCTTCCGTGTCCCAATGGTCGCAGGCACTATTACCCACCCAGTTCAGGGTGAAGCAGCAGCTGGCATCGTAATGATGCGCCCTGCAGCCCCAGGTACAGGTGTTATTGCCGGTGGTGCAGCTCGCCCAGTACTTGAATGTGCTGGTGTCCAAGATATCCTGTGCAAGTCTCTCGGCTCCGACAATGCCATTAACGTTGTCCACGCAACCGTGGACGGCCTGAAGCAACTGGTTCGTCCAGAAGAGGTCGCAGCCCGCCGCGGCAAGACTCTTGAAGAGGTTGCACCGGCACGTATGCTGCGCGCACGCGCAGGTCAGGAGGCTTAAACCATGGCCCTGAAGATCACCCAACTCAAGGGCACCGTTGGTGCAAAGCAGAACCAGAAGGACTCGCTGCGCAGCCTCGGCCTGCGACGCATTCGCCAATCAGTGATCCGCCCAGATACCCCTCAGGTACGTGGCATGATCAATGTGGTACGTCACATGGTCGTCGTCGAAGAAGTAGCGGGGGAGTAGGTAAAACATGAGCGAACCCATCAAGCTTCACGACCTGCGCCCAGCGCCAGGTGCTAAAAAAGCTAAGACTCGCGTAGGCCGCGGTGAAGCTTCCAAAGGTAAAACCGCAGGCCGCGGTACCAAAGGCACCAAAGCCCGCAAGCAAGTATCCGCAGCATTCGAAGGTGGCCAAATGCCACTACATATGCGGCTACCAAAGCTCAAGGGCTTTAAAAACCCCAACAAGGTTGTATTCCAGGTAGTCAATGTTGCTGACCTGGAGAAAGCCTTCCCGAACGGTGGCGACGTCACCATTGCCGATATCGTAGCAGCCGGCCTTGCTCGCAAGCGCCAGCCGGTAAAGATCCTCGGCAACGGTGAACTCAGCGTAAAACTGAATGTCACAGCCACCAAATTCTCTGGCTCAGCCAAAGAGAAGATCGAAGCAGCAGGCGGCAGCATTACCGAAGCCTAAGCCACTTCCTGCTTTTTGAAGTAAATGTCCGTCATCCTGCGATGTAGGGTGGCGGACATTTATTTATCGGCTTCTCACTTTGGTTGGGTTGTGGGGATGCGAAATCTGCCTGATATTTTGGGCTGGTGGGCTGAAAATCCAGGGTTTCCCGGGGTTTGAGCTGGTTTCCTGGGCAGGTTGGCTGGTTTCCCGAGCCTTCGAGCCGCTTTACCCGCAATTTGATAGGCCAACCCTATCAAACTGGTGATGTTTTCATACTGAGTGTCGCAGATTCCATAAAATCGCCTGAAAAAATGGAATTTGTGACAGCAACCAACATTGCACACAATCGTTGACCTGGGGTTTGTCGCAGATTCCATAAAAACAGTGAAAAAAATGGAATCTGTGACAGGTTCCCTACCTATCGTGTCGCAGATTCCATAAAATCGGCCGAAAAAATGGAATCTGTGACAACACGCCCAACCAGCGCCTCAAAAAGACTAACTAAACCCCACAAAGCTGGCCCCTTCCGCCGGAATCTACGATATTGATATTAATAAATAACTGTTATGCTCTCTCTTTTGCTTAGGCGGGCATTGTAGTTTTTGCAGTCCACTTATCCTAAGATTTCTTGGGTGTATTTTGGCCTCTGGGCTAGCGATGAGAAACTGTTATGGGTAGCAAGGTAGGGAAATCCATATGGCTAGGGCACAAGCTAAAAAGTGAGGTTGCCCTACATAAGGAACCGCTGAGGGGGTCCAAGGTAGGCATGTCATTCTTGTTGCTGCTAGGATTGGGCAGTCTATATACAAGTGCGCCTGGATGGGTGCGCATGAAACCTAACTATTCACAGAATCTACCTGCTCTTTA contains the following coding sequences:
- a CDS encoding PTS ascorbate transporter subunit IIC — protein: MDAIITVSEFLVNEILAVPAFLIGIITAVGLAALRKPRGQIIGGALKATLGFLLIGAGATLVVASLEPLGVMIQGATGAQGVVPTNEAIAGIAQEKYGAQVAWLMILGFAFSLLLARFTPLRYVFLTGHHVLFMATMLTIILASAGYNDWVVVLGGGVLLGVLMVAMPALAHPWTRKITGDDSIAIGHFGSAGYIAAGAVGSLVGGKGKRKSRSTEELVLPEGLRFLRDSMVATALSMALMYVILAVAFLLRAGKKEAFTAFEDGASGIGNYIMQSITQGLQFGVAVAVILFGVRTILGELVPAFQGIAAKVVPGAIPALDCPIVFPYAQNAVLIGFVSSFIGGLIGLAVLSSVLNPAYGIALILPGLVPHFFTGGAAGVFGNATGGRRGAIVGAFVNGLLITFLPAFLLGVLGDFGSENTTFGDADFGWFGILVGSAARMGGIGGFILIALVGVAILALAWVVQRKLVQDPPQRLSTSQSSRTPQTPTATATHAKIAPPAGAPKPPPALKLD
- the rpsH gene encoding 30S ribosomal protein S8, whose amino-acid sequence is MTITDPIADMLSRVRNANNAYHDSVSMPSSKLKANIAEILKQEGYIADYSVEDAKVGKTLNITLKYGPTRERSIAGVRRVSKPGLRVYAKSTNLPKVLGGLGVAIISTSQGLLTDRQANEKRVGGEVLAYVW
- the rplF gene encoding 50S ribosomal protein L6 — encoded protein: MSRIGKNPVVIPAGVEAKINGQLVDVKGPKGALSFEVPAPISVKQEGSEIVVTRPDDNRKSRALHGLSRSLINNMVVGVTEGYTIKMEIFGVGYRVQAKGKNLEFSLGYSHPVLIEAPEGVTFAVDGNTKFSISGIDKQKVGQIAAIIRRLRKDDPYKGKGIRYEGEQIRRKVGKTGK
- the rplR gene encoding 50S ribosomal protein L18 → MSNTAENKRLPIGKDISTRRRVARARRHLRIRKNLRGTAEAPRLVVHRTSRHMHVQVIDDLAGHTLAAASTMEADVRAMEGDKKARAAKVGQLIAERAKAAGIETIVFDRAGYKYHGRVAALADAAREGGLKF
- the rpsE gene encoding 30S ribosomal protein S5, which codes for MPGRERRDGGRSADNNNENRNERRSRNRDERRNQQQDERSQYIERVVTINRVSKVVKGGRRFSFTALVIVGDGQGMVGVGYGKAKEVPAAIQKGAEEARKNFFRVPMVAGTITHPVQGEAAAGIVMMRPAAPGTGVIAGGAARPVLECAGVQDILCKSLGSDNAINVVHATVDGLKQLVRPEEVAARRGKTLEEVAPARMLRARAGQEA
- the rpmD gene encoding 50S ribosomal protein L30, whose translation is MALKITQLKGTVGAKQNQKDSLRSLGLRRIRQSVIRPDTPQVRGMINVVRHMVVVEEVAGE
- the rplO gene encoding 50S ribosomal protein L15, which produces MSEPIKLHDLRPAPGAKKAKTRVGRGEASKGKTAGRGTKGTKARKQVSAAFEGGQMPLHMRLPKLKGFKNPNKVVFQVVNVADLEKAFPNGGDVTIADIVAAGLARKRQPVKILGNGELSVKLNVTATKFSGSAKEKIEAAGGSITEA